The Sabethes cyaneus chromosome 1, idSabCyanKW18_F2, whole genome shotgun sequence DNA segment GATTTCGACACTGTCAGGAGTTACGTTATAATTCATGCTAATCgggataaacaagcttaatcgactctaacgggtaaggctgTTTATAGATGGCTTTCACTTTTGAAACCTCAGGGCTGCCTGCGATATTTGTTTTGAATGCACAACATGAAaaataccgtgaaagcacctaattacgatcacctaaggcatggtTGATCTTTGAGTCCTCACtaaaaaataaagctttgacatttatttacatggtatgtgtctttagcaagtattttcaaatatgtttcatggaaaaatattaaaatgcccAAATTATTTACCGTTgcaaaaaatgcatcaaagtatgatgtatcagtgcacctaattccgatcatcaattataaggggtgatttTAATTCCGATcgcaggtgtatctaattccgatcacgacatgatgagctgttaaagtataaaactataGTCAACTTTTACCAAATGGATCGGAAATGTTGTGCGTTTATATTTTCTGAtgacaatccccctaccagtcatcttctgcttgcgctaatgatcattattatcgttagattaatattcataaaacttGTGTACTCGAGAgctcgacaagcggattatgaaactttccccttcttttatcttcgttcaactgttacaattgcAATAAAATTGGGCACATTCGAcgttttgatcataaataatagtaaaaattggcgtagaactacattaggctggttttcgtgaagaaacctcgaatattaaagaaaactttttacaccatattggtatataTGTAGCATAAAATAGCataaatagagaaaaaaaacaaacagcataataataatattatcttgctcaATAAATTGTATCCTAATTTTGGTAGGTGAGATATTTtatgatatcaaaaacgaatatttttatcaatgctaaaatcggagtatttcagtatagaaatctGTTTCGCATCCAGccattaacaaagttctaggagaaaacttgtaataatataTTATTGTTACAATAAGAAAACAGGCATTAATAAGATCCATAACTGCACTGTCGCTGTTGCTTGTGTgtagcgttagaaaagcaaaaagtctGAGCCTCTCAGCTAGCCTCGTGGTACGGCACgggtctaataagccagacgtcacatgtttgaatctcgactgaaagaggcCGCACTAGTCCTACAATTGTCTTTaaccacaagcttggtgtgtgtaATGGCGTGGGAAGCAAGCCTATCACACGGAAAAGGTATGGAAAAACTTTAGCTTGAAAGTTTTcgataattttcactatttagcgattggcaaacaatcttttcaaaaaaaaaaaatacaattgctgcatcacttatgatcaaaatccgttttaaattggttattagcgttcaaaatctttcattctttcgtgacgctggcttgactccaaattttggattgacaccctgccgtaagacgtagttttaCGTCAAAAGATTTAAAAAATCCTACCATGTTGTCATGTTGCGAATAaccctaaaatccaaatagcaactttgttAGCATGCATTTTGCGAGTTTATAACTTTATGATCGGAATTAAAAtcagaaaaactgcaaggtatacagccctaagggttgtacgaaagggtgaggTAGGACTACATcaaatcattagatcaaagactaatgtaaactgcatttctggcatatgtatgtttataaaaatctgtgagtgccattgtttaagtgaatatttaaaagagaagagcgaaatattcagattcaattcttcattgaatgcaatggtggctttggaaatacgtggacgggtgcatcataaaggttgaaatagtaaatagttaaaatagatagatagatagatagatagatagatagatagatagatagatagatagatagatagatagatagatagatagatagatagatagatagatagatagatagatagatagatagatagatagatagatagatagatagatagatagatagatagatagatagatagatagatagatagatagatagatagatagatagatagatagatagatagatagatagatagatagatagatagatagatagatagatagatagatagatagatagatagatagatagatagatagatagatagatagatagatagatagatagatagatagatagatagatagatagatagatagatagatagatagatagatagatagatagatagatagatagatagatagatagatagatagatagatagatagatagatagatagatagatagatagatagatagatagatagatagatagatagatagatagatagatagatagatagatagatagatagatagatagatagatagatagatagatagatagatagatagatagatagatagatagatagatagatagatagatagatagatagatagatagatagatagatagatagatagatagatagatagatagatagatagatagatagatagatagatagatagatagatagatagatagatagatagatagatagatagatagatagatagatagatagatagatagatagatagatagatagatagatagatagatagatagatagatagatagatagatagatagatagatagatagatagatagatagatagatagatagatagatagatagatagatagatagatagatagatagatagatagatagatagatagatagatagatagatagatagatagatagatagatagatagatagatagatagatagatagatagatagatagatagatagatagatagatagatagatagatagatagatagatagatagatagatagatagatagatagatagatagatagatagatagatagatagatagatagatagatagatagatagatagatagatagatagatagatagatagatagatagatagatagatagatagatagatagatagatagatagatagatagatagatagatagatagatagatagatagatagatagatagatagatagatagatagatagatagatagatagatagatagatagatagatagatagatagatagatagatagatagatagatagatagatagatagatagatagatagatagatagatagatagatagatagatagatagatagatagatagatagatagatagatagatagatagatagatagatagatagatagatagatagatagatagatagatagatagatagatagatagatagatagatagatagatagatagatagatagatagatagatagatagatagatagatagatagatagatagatagatagatagatagatagatagatagatagatagatggatcccctcctaaagaggggagggctcgcaattcaccaaagaaaaaaatcttgccttctgaaactcccacatgccaaatttgtttctttttccttgattagttctcgagttttgaagaaatttgtgtttcaacaTTTTTTGCTACTACTtgtctaatttaatttattgtaaagtgcatggtgccccaagGGCAGTCATTTTTCGTGAACTGGcacataaacacataacacaataACTGTGaatgctcatttactacagattttggctcaattttctaaaaattgaatatttaggttgagtgatcggaattaggagctgatcgcaattatgtgcggtatGTTCATAAccgatttcttgacattttgggcTCAATgttacaacattctgaccaagCGTTCAAGAATTATAAAGTCgaaaaaaatctatttcttATCTGGCACTCGTCCATATAATTATTTTCGTGAGAGAATTAAATCTTGAGCATCTTATCAGTGTAGTACTATAAAAATAGTAATTAGCTTGATAGCATCACATTTACAATAGAAATACActagaaataaagaaaaataaacgaaTTTTGCCTTTAGTAAGCACCATTTTACTACTTGGTCAATTTGGTTGACGATTTTGTGCGGCGAAGAATATTTGGGCTATACCTAGTCTCATTTTCAAAAGATAATAAAGGTACCTGTACCTAGGGAACGAACGTTTTGTTCACGTAAAATTAATAATGTAGATACAATTCGATAAtgctggaaatttttcaaatgttcaacAGTTTATTACGTAAATCTATAATGTTTGTTAGATGTTAGATGAGTTAGAGACTAAATTTTTCAAATGTCTGTTCCCTGGACatcatttttattaatttcttaAACGTCGTAATTCCATAAAGCATTGAACCACCAAGTCGtcagcccagttagctccggcgtataatgctggcctaacaagtcagtcgtcgtgtGCCCGAATGATTACTGTgcggtacactcaagtctttttttacgcggtttgtttttttcaattactcaagaacggtgtaacttagggaccatttacaaactacctgacgaatgtcgggcccctcccaaatgtattgagaaataaatgaatgatccccaagttaccccgttcttaataatcgaaaaaaaacaaaccgtgtaaaaaaagtacttgagtgtattgctatagagtcagtaggatcgttgattAGCCCCGTAgtagtcctgtactctaaaaatcaactggaaaatcagccgacaaagaagggccaagttctGAAGAACGTTTATAATAACAACTTCGCTTTGCCTTACTTATTTATGTGTCCATGTTCgctggtccggcagaacaaagagatgaaatcagagatctccacttgCCGATGGTTACCCACCATGAAAAGCCATGGCCATGGTCACCagaacaggttctcgtctacagcccggatttcgttggctaagctgcgtcgccatgaggcgctgggtctgcctcttctacactGTCCTTACGATTCCAGTCGATTGCTTCTCTGTAGATCTCGcccctttcctcaaggtgtgtccgatccacttcaaCCTACGTTTACGAATTTCTGTTTCTATCGGCTGTTGATGACAGTTTTTGTGtggtctccgctgagacgcaccacgtttcgcaggcatacaacagtacggatttaacgtttgagttgaaaatttggGTTGTCTTATGCAGAGTTATCTGATTTGAGTGCTAAATGTTTCTCAGATCAGAAAGGCAAcccctgctcaacttgttgtgcagtgttcactaccacagacttagtttttgcaacattgactgtgagacctgctggcTGGgaactctcggagaggtcatctaacttgctttgcatatcgtttcgacatgcgagcaaaacaatgtcgtcggctaggtcgaggtcttTTAGCTCgttcatcgttagaggatttcaAGGCAATCCTCTCTtcggtctactgtcaattgctccaactaatatctcatccataacgatgccTAAATGCGCCCCAGTTGCGTTCGTGGTTGATCAAACTCTCTTGGATCAAACAACATAGaataaacattattttatgactatatagcaaattttgttaGCAATCCAAGAATAATATAtatctggtttatcaatcagaacaatttgaaatgtcaaaaatgaccCGCCGGATCAATTACAGGAACTTTAATATCCATATTGTTATGTGGGATCTCTAGTCCTACAAGATTGACTCCGGGGTggctaacccgatccatcttgttatATGAGGAAACTCCTCGGTATCAATTTTAAGACTGTTTGTATTACTggtattcttccaatacgagttcTATCTTATGACGGACACTCTTTCGGAATtacggatttccggaaaccTTATATCATTCGATGGCAaaatgattcaatttgtttaaattggaCAAATACAcgaatgccaccagtttcatccaaatcggttaaAAATGGTTAAAGTTATTCGCTATGGCGGTTTTTCGCCGTtggtgtttcaccccgcatggaaaaaacaCTCTATTTTTTATGTGTTTCCAACCCGCaataaaaattagaaaatcattacagatatttatgtttttattttttacatgtaggtaatagatcaattggttatttaaagcaaataaataagaaattgagccacattttttttgtacagacGTTTTTGCTTAATGTAGTGGTCTTGCCCCGCCTACCCTTACATCCTTTTTAAAGTCATGGATCAAAATGGTACCAAggcctgtggaaggtgcatgtttctTCCTCTCAAACATGTAGGTAAAGCTTCAtccaaatcagaaaggttcaaatttgATCATTTATCTGTTTCACGTAGAACTGCTCTCCTTGGGCCACGATACTGTCTCTCGTGATGGACCTCTGATCTTGGCTATAGTATTCGAAACATCACGTATCTCAATTCAGTCGATTTTTCTGAGTCAGACGTTGTCGTCAGCCACTCCTAACATAGAGTGCATATGTGAAGTGAAATCACTGAAATCACCTCCCCTGACAAGGGAACGGTAGGTTAAAAGATATCCACTAAGGTTTcgcgtattccggctggtactatGAAGGGATAAAGATATGAACTTCTAGATGAGAGATTTTTAAACTGGACCTATGGTTTACAGATTACATAGAGAAACGTGGAGCAAATAGTGTTTAAAACACATATTTGTTACATAACCTAGATACAGGTGTTACGCCCCTGTCCGGATTTGCCCGGAAAGTATTAACCGCGGTCACTTATAGCATCGACCTAGTTTGTCATTTTGGCTAAAGTTACCAAAACGCGCACGGTCGcgtttatttattattactgTTTTCGCAACGTAGGCAGCGCAAGTGTTTTTGTTTGTCAATAGCGAGCCACCGCACATACATTTCCTGTATGTTACGTAGAAGTTAGGGCTGCACGATAGGTGTAAAATTATCTAATAAATCAGTCGTAAGTTGCCGGTCGACCCGTCGGTGAAGTTTAacacaactttttttttctttccgaaattgaaaaaatccgTGGGGTAGCACGGGCTACCCTACACAGGTCTATAAAACGAAATTaagcaataaaaattaaatgtttCTTTCGAAAGAAACTGTAATTGtaaaaccataaaaaaatcaaaattaagttaaaaaaatcaagggtcgattatttttcactatttgtgTCAAAATCTTCGTTCTATATATTCTACGTATTTCTGCAGAGCCTGTGTTTATGTCGGCATACCTGTACGGTCGCACGGAGTCTCGTGCTTTGGGGGGACCTCTTGGTGACGACTaggaaaaaatattataaacacTAATCGACAATCCTTAGCTGTATGTAGATATTTTAGCtctatattaaattatttacaaaaaaagccttgggtataaacgtctttaagatttGACTCTTCTATAGTGActgacttcgcagtcggttattagagaataggatagttacggggctagttctAGTGATTCTGGTGACAGTaccacccagccgagattccaacatatgatgactggcttgttagaccagtatcgtagcTGGAAGCTAACCGCGGTGCTAGTGAGTAATTTGGATTCAATCGtaaaatttcctttttttagGTCTTATACGCATTCCCCGCGACGACTACAGCAGCATCCCATCAACATCCTATGAGTATAGTTTAACTCCATCTAGTTATGGGCCACCTGCGATGAGTACATACGGAGCTCCGCCTAAACCTGTGTATGGGCCACCCAAACCTGTTTATGGTCCTCCCACGTCAGGTTATGGTCCCCCCGTCCCCGCTGGCAATGGAATACCTTACTTGAGCCCCGAGAGTTGGTTGTTGAGCAAATTGAAGCTAAAATTCAGTTGGTTTACTTTAGCTAAAATTTTGCTTAAGCTGGTTATTTTCAAAAAGATAGTTAAATTCATTGCGCTTTTATGTTTACTGTTTTTTATTCCAACACTAAAACCTAGTGAAAGCGACAATAATCAAAGCGGTGGTGACAACGGGGGAGAAGACTACCGTCGACGTACCTACGATATGCACTGTGAGTAAAGCTTTTTTTTATCAGGAGTAAAGATGTCTTTCATATATGAACATTGAGTAATAGATAAagttttcggaatttttttgcagataattaTGATATCCAACTTAATGAAGTTACAAGATTTGCACTAAAAGCACTTGAAGCATTCACGATTGATAACGAGCTTTACTGTCCAGAGGATAACCTACTTAGTTGTCGAGCGAAGCGGATGTTTGACTTTATCGATGAAGAATATCCATTAAGAAGGCAAGTACATTCCTGGATAAACGGTACGGTATAAACGATAAAGTATACATACACAGACCGGAGATGAATCTGTCGGAGCCAAAAAAAATACATCCGGAATtgaataatgataataatgataataattgaATATTAAAAATGTGAGTTGCCAGTTTCATGCAATTCCTATTCACCAGTCTTTGTACAGAGTAGAGcgggcataagtgcgacgtttgttatcaattttcatgaaataTAAAGAAGCAAAACGtataatatatattttatattgatgcaataactcaatatcttcacattcaactataaatcatctggggtaatagtgttatgcaaaatagattcttcatttttctgatcaagggccgaatcgcacttttatcccactagcggggcaaaaatggccaaaccaatttatgcgctatcagtctcatttggtaggtaatatagcctcatagatcactattgatttgtttgattggatgtttaatttgaaagttatgagcagtcgtgtacagcacaACAAAATTCACAAGTATTtctaacgattttaaccagataattaagcagatttcaattatcttagtatcaaacgagaggccttaatGCTGTGACCATATCTGCTAAATTTTactagaattggccttaccagtcaaaagttatttgataaaacattgatgaaattatttaagcaaactttactgatatgaaccaaatagaaaaaaacgcgatcatgtgctctagcgtaaaaatgcttaattttccaggtggtgtgtctttggaaaagtttatttaaaaaatatggcgcaacttgttacactattagggtgaccgtaaatcttcctattagggtgacacaaattttggttttttacctttgttatacggtataatgttgcaaattctcatcacgatgaagactcatcacctgctcgtcagcgatttgaattttatcaactgacaactctatcgtatcctgatcgcttgcgatgaatcgccgacgcaaaaactggtgagcaaaataagaattgattacgctcgcaaatactcgctcggtatctctgtctcacactcatcgcaaatcatcgttaatcgctgtcatccaaccaagaatgtattttgcgatgaaacgtaaacaagcatattttttggcaaattacaaaaaaaaaatattgctcattcaaatataaaacgttattcgtatcacatataataattatgaacttgtcaaacgtcaacatatacttgcgacatcatacacaaccagtaacttcaagcgacacacggacaaacaaaatggtttcaagatttagtttcaatgaaatgcaatgcaaatgcaacctggtgcaatattattattattaattggtgccttgaaggttcgaagctatgaaaaataatacatcttgtgtgactaacgatgaaggctgatGATAAAAACATTGTCGGCCACTATGATCCTGCCAACATGTCTGAAAAATCGCTTGTTTCTTGTAAACATTTACAAACCTTGCTAgtgcttgtcattgtcacgaaaaaaagatttatgctgcacttAACGTGAATGTTGAATAATGTTTAAATAATGaatgtaaaaataattttatgagattaaaagtcttcggagtgtagaagaacgttgatgttttaaagtgcatttatgtattactagctgacccgacaaacttcgtattgccacaaattaacctgtgttgtacataaatcatgaatctcggatgatctttgtcacaatctagaGTTTaccaagtttctgaggagttcaaccttagatttattttggcagttacgtaactatgaaagcatcccaggtaaccaataagcatcaccaatggtattcaaatataggccaataagcatttaagtcgccttaaacatttaagtcgcctgacaatgctaatttacagctaattaccgacacgaagaattccCACAATTtttgatgccaatttacaacacatatgcagtcaaaaagctaatatacaataacatgcagtataaaatgccagatacacTAATTTGCTGcatacgttaaggcttattagttacctggaatgggtagttttatatacaaatttgcaatttttcctcacagtaaagtagaaaacaactctcctgtcccctcattccatagccagaaagcggatagtaatattcgtcatgattgtacaacattacgccgaataaGGTTTTGCGGAAAACCTTAAGCAgagtgtaccatttcacggaaaatttttttgtggaaagtaccatttcgcgatcctctcctgacgcgctgtcgctcgttccaggaaacccaggtagacctaggaaaataaataaacccagacagtagtgatttctgcgggtagttgcctccccacagtgggcggcgcttccgacggcgggtcgccggcaacactcacggccgtctcgtcctgaatgatctagtgttactatagatagcttttgtggtcttgttgttgactaatgttttatgaaagagtctcgaatttttcgagttcgattagtttttgactttcgcaaaaatttctgttttatttgtttgagagttcatatccccctaccacaggggtgagaggtctctaactataataaaataaattcaagactcaaaaatctcctacatgctaaatttggttccattggcttgattagtactcaaattaaaaggaaatttgtatttcatttgtatgggagcctccccctcttaaaaggggaaggggtcgtaatacacctcagaaaaaaattctgccatctaaaactcccacatgccaaatttggttccatttgcttgattagttctcgagataagaggaaatttgcatttcatttgtatggaagcccaccctcttaaaggggagatgtgtcataactcgctttctaaagaggagaggggtctcaattcaccatagaaaaaaacttgcctccaaaaccacttacatgtcaaatttggtttcatttgctagtttagttctcgagttatgaggaaatttgtatttcgtttgtatgggagcccccccccctcctaaaaaggtaagaagtcctaattcatcatggcaaaaatggttgcctccaaaaacacccacatgccaaatatggttccatttgcttgattagctctcgaattttatgaggaaatttgtatttcatttgtgtagaagcaccccctcttaaagtggggagaggtcctaattcaccatagaaaatatttttacctccaaaaacacctacatgccaaatttgtttctatttgcttgattagttctcgagttatgaggaaatttgtatttcgtttgtataggagcccccctcctaaagtggggaggggtccaaattcatcatagaaaaaaatgttgtctccaaaaacacacacatgccaaatttggttccatttgcttgattagttctcgagttatcaggaaatttgtatggaagccccccctcgtaaagggagaggagttataattccccttataaagagcggaggggtctcaatttatcatagaataaattcttgtcaccgaaaacacccacatgccaaatttcgttctaTTTGCTATGCAGAAtttgttatgcagaaatttgtgtttcatttgtatgggagcccccctcttagtggggggaggggtttctaaccatcactaaaaccttttctggccccaaaaacctttacatgcaaattttcacgccgattggttcagtagttttcgattctataaggaacatacggacagacagacagaaatccttttttacagGTATagatgtcgcaaaaatgtatattctaagtatctcaggtgctaatagtcgaacg contains these protein-coding regions:
- the LOC128745792 gene encoding uncharacterized protein LOC128745792, whose product is MELYESTQHSAQQSPLGMDRSTPPVEPTFDAEDEGFVTIGKYKRNSLIRIPRDDYSSIPSTSYEYSLTPSSYGPPAMSTYGAPPKPVYGPPKPVYGPPTSGYGPPVPAGNGIPYLSPESWLLSKLKLKFSWFTLAKILLKLVIFKKIVKFIALLCLLFFIPTLKPSESDNNQSGGDNGGEDYRRRTYDMHYNYDIQLNEVTRFALKALEAFTIDNELYCPEDNLLSCRAKRMFDFIDEEYPLRRQVHSWINGTV